The Aerococcus christensenii genome segment AACTGGCATTCCAAAATTAATTTGTCACTCTGCGATTTCTATGGGCTGGCGAGTTTACTGGCATTGTCTAATCTTCTCAAAAATTGATCGCATCGATCGCATCGGATTCCTTATTTCACCTGTCCATTCCCGTTACAATATTGGGATTTCCTCACTGATGAAAATAGGTTATCCTCTCATGCCCTTATCCAATTCAAAATTATCTGTTATTAAGAGCATGCTAACTAAATATCCCGTCATTGCACTAGAAACTCATCCAAATCACTTCCTACAATGGCGTGTATTGACCCAAACCTGTCCTGAAATCTTCAAAACCGTTAAATACTATCATTCCACCTTTGATGCCATTAACAACCAAACCATGGTGGACTTCCTATCTACTTCTGGGCATAAGGAAGCTTACTTCCTTCAAGTTTATGGTCAAAGTGAATGTGGCCCTATGATCTTAAAAGTTCATACTCTCGATTCCTTAAAAACGGATGAAGGTCGAGATATGGGACAAGGTTTAGCTCCACTAACAGATGCGCGTATTGTTGATGAAAATAAAAATTTACTTTCAAAAAATACCCCTGGTCATATTCAACTTTTATCAAGAGGTCGTGCCTTAACCTACTACAAAGAAAATGAACGATTTAATGAAAATGTTGACGGCGATTGGTGGGACAGCGGGGATTACGGCTATATCAATGATGAAGGTCATCTCTTTTTACAAGATCGCCAAGTCGATCTCATTAAAAATATCGAAAGTAACCTTCAGTTAGAAGATTTCTTATTAGATCATCTCTCATTTTTAGCTGAAGTCGTTATTGTTAGAGATCCAGAAGGGAAACCGCAACCTATTATCGCTATAAATGAAGGTCAAACCTTTGATGAAGATGCTTGGTGGCAAGCTGTTAGTGATCTCCCTTACCTGAACAAACCAATTATTTGGGATTACGATCAATTCCCACGAACTGCCACAATGAAAATTCGTCGATTAACCATTGAATCCCAACTCAAATAAAATCTTTTTAGTGTTGAGCACGTCTAAATTTTACTCAACACTATTTTTTTACATAAAAAAACTCGCCTGCTCATTTTCTTTGAGCGAGCGAGTGAATGAAATTGTTTAATCTTCACTAACTTCTTTCAGTAAGGTTGCAATATCTTCTTTTAACCAAATAGTTCGTGAACGTATTGCGGAAGGAATCTTATAATTCTTTAAATTGACCGTAACATAAAGACTATTCTCCCTTTGCTCACACCACTTCCAAAACGGATGCTTGATCACTTGTGGCGCCATGTACCCACATCCTAACTCTAATAATAATAGCTTCTTAGAAGAATTTTCTTGTAAAAAAGTTTCAAAGCGTTCACGTTCTTTCTTAAACGCTTGATCTTCTACCATCCAATCCACATGATTTCTTCGATTTAATTCCATTTCGCCTCCACATTTAGGACAACGCGGAACGAGAGAAAGCGGAACTTTTCGATTTTTCGTTTCTCGGACCATCTTTCTCATGAGCTCGTTTACAGGGTATCTCTTAGGATGACATCCCTTTCGACATTGAATGAGATTATATTTTCCTTGAACATCAAATACCCTATGAGGATCAAAATCCGCTTTTTCAAAAGCATTGTCCGCATTAGAAGTAATAATGTGATAATTCTTGCCTCCCAAAATCTTTTTTAACCGTACAAAAGAGGGTCCCAAAGGCTGATCCAGATAATTCAATGCCACAAACCGGCTAAAAAAAGCCCAGTATTCTTGGATATCTTCAAAAGGATAAACAGAAGCTTGAAACATATCTAAAAAATGGTAGGCTTTAATAAAATCCGGAAAGGCCTTTTCAAATCTTTCCCCTACATAAGTAAAACCATCCGCAGCTCCCATACCTGCTCCAACCCCAACACATATGGCCTCAGCTTCATCTAAAACATTCACTAAACACTCTTTAGGCGAAGAAAAATTTTTCAAAGTTTCAAAAGTCACTCCTACTGCCTACTTTCTCTTGTTATTCAAATTGTCAGTTGCGCTCTTAGTATACTGTCCTCTTCTCCTGTATTCAAGTCAAAAACAAAAACAATTTTTTAAAATTAGTCTGAACACTCCGCCTTTTTTATGATATGATAGGACAAATAAAATTTTAGAAATGGGTTTCCTTATGAAAATAAAAACATCAGATATTTTAATTGTAGGCTTCGCCTTATTCGCTATCTTTTTTGGAGCAGGAAATCTTATCTTTCCTCCTTATCTTGGGTTTACCAGTGGGGAAAGTTGGCTAACTGCTGCACTCGGCTTTCTAACTTCAGATCCTTTTTTCCCCATTTTAGGAGTCCTTGTATCGATCATGTTAGGTGGACAAGCTAATGTCTTAGGAAAACGAATCCATCCTAAATTTGGAACATTATTAGCTGGAATTTCTATTCTATTAATCGGCCCCCTCTTCTCTGTGCCGAGAACAGGGGCAACCACACATGAAGTATTTGTCCAATCTCTCTGGCCAGGTATCCCTGCTTGGGTAACTTCTCTTCTCTTTTTTGGCTTAACAGCTTATTTATCTCTCAACCCAAGTAAAGTCATTAACCATATCGGTAAATACCTTACACCAATGATTCTTATTATCTTAGCTCTATTAGTTACAGTAGCTCTCTTTAATCCTTCAACCCCTTCTACGACTAGTCAGGTCACTCCTGTCTTCGCTTACGGATTCAAAGAAGGCTACCAAACAATGGACGCCTTAGGAGCTTCCTTATTAGCTAGTGTTGTCATGTCCGAGCTCCATCATAGAGGATACACCGATAAAAAAATGCAAATGAAGGCAGGCGCCCTCGTCGGATTAGTCGCCTTTGTATTGCTTGCTCTTGTGTATCTTTCACTTACTTATGCTGGAGCGAGTGTTTCTACTTACCTACCAAATCATTTAAATCGGACTACTGTATTTAGTGGAACTGTGTCCCTCTTACTCGGTAAGTTTGGACATCTCTTCATGGGAATCTGTGTGGCCCTAGCCTGCTTAACCACTGCTATTGGACTGACTTCAGCCTTCAGTAATTTCTTCATGAACGTTTCAAAGGGGAGACTTCCTTATCAAGGACTCACTTTGTTGGCTGTCAGTGTAGAATTTATTATTTCTCTAATCGGAACAGAAAAAATCATTATGTTGGCCTACTTTATTCTCACCGTCATTTATCCTATCGTAATGATTCTCATTCTTTTTTCCCTTTTCGATTCATCCATTGCCCACAGAGCGACTTATATCGGAGCGGTTCTAGGAGCCGGCTGTATTGGACTAATGGAAGCTTTTGCTCTGGCTAATCCAGCCCTAGCCAAAAGTCCAATTATTCAATTCGCCACTTCTCTTCCTCTTCATAATTACGGTTTGGAATGGTTCTTCCCTGCTTTAGGGCTCGCCCTTCTCTTTACCATAGGAAGCGTTTTGCACAAGTCTTTCTTTCAAAAATAATTTCCCTCAAAAAAGGAGTTAAGAAGCATTTGCCTCTTAACTCCTTTTACTTTCTTTTCCTGCATACACCTAACGTTCTAAAATTTAATATCAAATTCCTTGATTAAACGAAAAATTTTTTGCTTAAGGAAGAAATCACTCCTCCTAATAAGAAAAGACCAGCAGACATTATAATAATAGGAGAAATTCCTCCTTGTTCTAAAAGCAAACCAGACACCGTAGAGCCGATCATGATAGAAAAATTAAATGAAGAAGATTGTAAAGCGTTGGCAACTGCCGTCCCTTCTGTGACCTGACGAGCCGTTGAAGATTGAAACAGACTGCTTAAAGAGCCAAAAGCCACTCCCCAAAGTAAAAAAGCCAAATGAAACAAGAGAAGCGAAGACCCCAAATAAAATAAGAACATGGTCACTAAACCCGTTCCAAACATTCCACTCACCAATAAATGTAAGCGATGGTCTAAATAGCGCATAGCTAGCCCCACAGAAATAATCGATCCCACACCAAAGAAAATCTGAGCACTAGAAATTCCTGAATACGAAATATCTGCTACTAAATTCGTAATAAAGGTATACAAGCCATAATTAGCGGCTACCCCCAAAAAGGTTAACAGGAGTACCAACTGAACTCCGGAATTTTTCAACATGGTCAGAGGAGAATTGGCTTGACTTCTCTTTTCTCCTGGAACACTCGGTAAGAAAAGAGAACAGAGTATAGCAATACATAAAGCGAACAGGCCAATACTCAAGAATTCTACTTTAAATCCAAAAGTTAATCCAATCCCAGTCATTATCGGTTGACCAATAGACATTCCTATAGTAGTCCCCGACATAATAATAGCAATTGCCCTTCCTTCATTCTCCTTATCAACTAAAGCCATTCCGTAAGCGGTAATCATTGGCCACAAGGTTCCCGCACACATTCCCCCCAAAACTCTCCCTGCTAAGGCCAAAGGAAAAGAAGGTGATAAACTAATAATCACATTCGAAAGAGCAAATCCAATCAAGAGAATAGCCAAAAGTTTCTTGCGATTCCATTCTACTGTCCATGAAACCAAAGGAATTCCACAAAGAGCTGAAGCAATCGCATAAAAGCCTACTAAGCTCCCTGCTGAAGCCTTTCCTACTTGGAAATAATCCGCCATTAAAGGCAACACTCCAGATGGCATTAATTCTGATAAGATTGCCAAGAAAGTGATACTGGCCATTAAAATCAATAGCATGAGTGAAGCATTTTGCTTATTGCTTATCATAAACTTTCTCTTTTTCTAATAAATTGTCTTTTTTTAAACACCAAATTATTATAACAAAAAGGATCATTAAAAAAAATAAATTCTCTTCTTCCTTAAAAAATCAAAAAAGACCTTACAGAAATTTATTCGCAAGGTCTTTTCCTTTTTATAGGTGTAAGCCATTAATAGTTATTCTTCGTTTAAGGAAGCTTCGTCAAATACAACCTTAGAAATCTTATCATCAACGGAACGTGTGCCCATCCATGAGATCATTTCTTTCATAGAAGCAGTAATAGCATCTGTACCAGCTCTTAGAAGTTTACGAGGGTCATACCCTTTGCTTGATTTATCTAAGTCTTTGCCAGCTTCGATATATTCACGTGTAGCTTTTTGGAAAGCAAGTTGGAATTCGGTATTGATATTAATCTTAGAAATCCCTAAAGAGATTGCTTTCTTAATTTGATCTTGAGGAATACCAGAACCACCATGTAATACTAATGGGGTATCCACAGCGTCTGCAATTTCTTTCAAACGTTCAAAGTTAAGGCCTTCCCAACCTTCTGGGTAAACCCCGTGGATATTACCAATACCACAAGCTAATTTATCAACGCCTGCTTCAGCAAAACGAATAGCATCTTCAACAGAAGCTAACTCCCCGCCGCCTTGGTTTTCACCAATTTTACCGATTTCAGCTTCTACAGAAATTCCACGTTCATGAGCTAATTTTACGATTTCTTTTGTTTTAGCTAAGTTTTCTTCAACAGGTAAAGCATGACCATCAAACATAACAGAAGAGTAACCTAAAGCAATACATTCTTTAGCTGCTTCAAAAGTTCCGTGGTCTAAGTTCAAGATAACAGGAATATCTACATCCATGCTATCCATTTCGTTAAGAATTAAGTCTCTAACTAATTTATAGCCGCCCATATATTTAGCAGCACCTGTAGAAACTTGAATTAACAAGGGGGTTCTTGTTTCTTTAGCCCCTGTAATTAAAGCA includes the following:
- a CDS encoding AMP-binding protein, whose protein sequence is MEFSFSPLNLYTNFKEACQNHPSTSMVFDELLPAFPEIGYETTYEEVHQAILKRAYQLNHMRLKKHDFLIIFKSSRFDTYLLAVAASYLGIIPVMISYHFKEDTLAVFQERLDDPYIIYDDVTSPVIDKLQSHKAFSVRDLVLEDEEPISQQFLKEDEISYITHTSGTTGIPKLICHSAISMGWRVYWHCLIFSKIDRIDRIGFLISPVHSRYNIGISSLMKIGYPLMPLSNSKLSVIKSMLTKYPVIALETHPNHFLQWRVLTQTCPEIFKTVKYYHSTFDAINNQTMVDFLSTSGHKEAYFLQVYGQSECGPMILKVHTLDSLKTDEGRDMGQGLAPLTDARIVDENKNLLSKNTPGHIQLLSRGRALTYYKENERFNENVDGDWWDSGDYGYINDEGHLFLQDRQVDLIKNIESNLQLEDFLLDHLSFLAEVVIVRDPEGKPQPIIAINEGQTFDEDAWWQAVSDLPYLNKPIIWDYDQFPRTATMKIRRLTIESQLK
- a CDS encoding SIR2 family NAD-dependent protein deacylase; the protein is MTFETLKNFSSPKECLVNVLDEAEAICVGVGAGMGAADGFTYVGERFEKAFPDFIKAYHFLDMFQASVYPFEDIQEYWAFFSRFVALNYLDQPLGPSFVRLKKILGGKNYHIITSNADNAFEKADFDPHRVFDVQGKYNLIQCRKGCHPKRYPVNELMRKMVRETKNRKVPLSLVPRCPKCGGEMELNRRNHVDWMVEDQAFKKERERFETFLQENSSKKLLLLELGCGYMAPQVIKHPFWKWCEQRENSLYVTVNLKNYKIPSAIRSRTIWLKEDIATLLKEVSED
- the brnQ gene encoding branched-chain amino acid transport system II carrier protein codes for the protein MKIKTSDILIVGFALFAIFFGAGNLIFPPYLGFTSGESWLTAALGFLTSDPFFPILGVLVSIMLGGQANVLGKRIHPKFGTLLAGISILLIGPLFSVPRTGATTHEVFVQSLWPGIPAWVTSLLFFGLTAYLSLNPSKVINHIGKYLTPMILIILALLVTVALFNPSTPSTTSQVTPVFAYGFKEGYQTMDALGASLLASVVMSELHHRGYTDKKMQMKAGALVGLVAFVLLALVYLSLTYAGASVSTYLPNHLNRTTVFSGTVSLLLGKFGHLFMGICVALACLTTAIGLTSAFSNFFMNVSKGRLPYQGLTLLAVSVEFIISLIGTEKIIMLAYFILTVIYPIVMILILFSLFDSSIAHRATYIGAVLGAGCIGLMEAFALANPALAKSPIIQFATSLPLHNYGLEWFFPALGLALLFTIGSVLHKSFFQK
- a CDS encoding MFS transporter codes for the protein MISNKQNASLMLLILMASITFLAILSELMPSGVLPLMADYFQVGKASAGSLVGFYAIASALCGIPLVSWTVEWNRKKLLAILLIGFALSNVIISLSPSFPLALAGRVLGGMCAGTLWPMITAYGMALVDKENEGRAIAIIMSGTTIGMSIGQPIMTGIGLTFGFKVEFLSIGLFALCIAILCSLFLPSVPGEKRSQANSPLTMLKNSGVQLVLLLTFLGVAANYGLYTFITNLVADISYSGISSAQIFFGVGSIISVGLAMRYLDHRLHLLVSGMFGTGLVTMFLFYLGSSLLLFHLAFLLWGVAFGSLSSLFQSSTARQVTEGTAVANALQSSSFNFSIMIGSTVSGLLLEQGGISPIIIMSAGLFLLGGVISSLSKKFFV
- a CDS encoding class II fructose-bisphosphate aldolase, with product MAFLVNGNEIFKDARKNHYAVGAYNTNNLEWTRALITGAKETRTPLLIQVSTGAAKYMGGYKLVRDLILNEMDSMDVDIPVILNLDHGTFEAAKECIALGYSSVMFDGHALPVEENLAKTKEIVKLAHERGISVEAEIGKIGENQGGGELASVEDAIRFAEAGVDKLACGIGNIHGVYPEGWEGLNFERLKEIADAVDTPLVLHGGSGIPQDQIKKAISLGISKININTEFQLAFQKATREYIEAGKDLDKSSKGYDPRKLLRAGTDAITASMKEMISWMGTRSVDDKISKVVFDEASLNEE